One genomic window of Mesoplodon densirostris isolate mMesDen1 chromosome 14, mMesDen1 primary haplotype, whole genome shotgun sequence includes the following:
- the TLX2 gene encoding T-cell leukemia homeobox protein 2, which produces MEPAVLASHSLPHHEPISFGIDQILSCPEPPGSGLGPGRAGQGHGESVTFSGGFHGASSYGPAGSLAPLPGSSGVGPGGVIRVPAHRPLPVQPPAAGAPAVPGPSGLGGAGGLAGLTFPWMDSGRRYAKDRLTAALSPFSGTRRIGHPYQNRTPPKRKKPRTSFSRSQVLELERRFLRQKYLASAERAALAKALRMTDAQVKTWFQNRRTKWRRQTAEEREAERHRAGRLLLHLQQDALPRPLRPPLPPDPLCLHNSSLFALQNLQPWAEDNKVASVSGLASVV; this is translated from the exons ATGGAGCCGGCGGTGCTGGCCTCGCACAGCCTCCCGCACCACGAGCCAATCAGCTTCGGAATCGATCAGATCCTGAGCTGCCCGGAACCCCCCGGGAGCGGCCTAGGCCCGGGTCGAGCGGGCCAGGGCCATGGGGAGAGTGTGACGTTCTCGGGTGGATTTCACGGAGCCTCAAGCTACGGCCCCGCGGGCTCGCTGGCCCCGCTACCAGGCAGCTCTGGTGTGGGCCCGGGCGGTGTGATCCGCGTCCCGGCGCACCGCCCGCTGCCAGTGCAGCCGCCCGCGGCAGGCGCGCCTGCTGTTCCTGGACCCTCGGGTTTGGGCGGCGCCGGGGGCCTAGCGGGACTCACCTTCCCTTGGATGGACAGCGGCCGCCGCTATGCCAAGGACCGGCTCACTG CGGCGCTCTCGCCCTTCTCCGGGACGCGCCGTATAGGTCACCCCTACCAAAACCGGACCCCCCCAAAGCGGAAGAAGCCGCGCACATCCTTCTCCCGCTCGCAGGTGCTGGAGCTGGAGCGGCGCTTCCTGCGCCAGAAGTACCTGGCCTCGGCCGAGAGGGCGGCGCTGGCCAAGGCCCTGCGCATGACCGACGCGCAGGTCAAGACGTGGTTCCAGAACCGGCGCACCAAGTGGCG GCGCCAGACGGCCGAGGAGCGCGAGGCAGAGCGGCACCGTGCGGGCCGACTGCTTCTGCACCTCCAGCAGGACGCACTACCGCGGCCGCTACGGCCGCCGCTGCCCCCGGACCCGCTCTGCCTGCACAACTCGTCGCTCTTCGCGCTGCAGAACCTGCAGCCCTGGGCCGAGGACAACAAGGTGGCTTCCGTGTCCGGGCTCGCCTCAGTGGTGTGA